The DNA segment ACAGAAGCGCAAGCTAAAGAAGAAGGTTTAGAAGTGAAAGCTGCTAAATTCCCTTACGCAGCAAATGGCCGTGCATTATCACTAGATGATACAAACGGATTCGTTAAATTGTTAACACTTAAAGAAGACAATACTTTAGTAGGAGCTCAAGTTGTTGGTTCTGGTGCTTCAGACATTATTTCTGAATTAGGTTTAGCAATTGAATCAGGTATGAATGCTGAAGACTTAGCATTAACAGTACATGCTCACCCAACTTTAGGTGAAATGTCAATGGAAGCTGCTGAAAAAGCTTTAGGTTTACCAATCCACACTATGTAATTTATATAATTACAACTGAACTTTTAAATAATCTACAGAAAATAACCACTGGTATGCTTACTAGTGGTTATTTTTCAATTTATGGTGCACCATTCAATTACTTTAAATAACTTAATAAAAATTAAGAGGAGAAATTTCATTATGGAATATCAATATCCGATAGATTTAGATTGGACCAATGAGGAAATGATGGAAGTTGTCTCATTTTTTAATGCGGTAGAATCATTTTATGAAGATCGTGTTGAAGGAACAACATTGCTAAACCGTTATAAGCAATTTAAAAAAATTGTGCCAGGTAAGGCAGAGGAAAAACAAATTTTTAAAACTTTTGAAAAGAGTAGTGGGTATGACAGTTATAAAGCCGTAAAAACTGTGCAAACTTCAAATGACGACCAAAAATACTTTAACTCTTCAGGCATTTAATATTTGAAATTTTGTTATCTCGTATATAAGTAGTATACATTTCATATGTAAAAAAATGTTATAATGGTTAAAACACAAAAAATACTTTTGTATGATAATTTTTAGAGGTATTTGTCTTTTTAGAAATTATTTAAATAATGAAAGTGTTTATTAATGTGAGAGTTACTGTAAAACATATATTACTATTTATTGATTTCATTAATGAGCTAAATATGTTATTTTTATGCAAAACAAAACATGTAATTTAATAACGTAACACTTAAAACATGTCCTCATTCCAAGGTTAAAAGTGTTTCAATTAAGTAGATGTGAGTAGTTATTTAATAATGATTTCGGTATAATAGTTTGATAAGAAACGTAAGGAGTTGTAAAACATGTCAGGAGAGCAATATACTCAAGTAAGACGTCCTGTGAGCCGTCTTGCAGAAAAGGTATTGGGTTGGTTGAGTTGGCTGTTTTTACTGTTTTTAACTATTGCAACGATGTTTATCGCATTAGTATCATTTAGTGATGACAGTTCAATTCGAAATTTAGAAAGCTTTTTAAATAATAATGATTTAATCCAACAAATTCTTGGAACAAGTAATTTTAATACGACACAATTTGTTATATGGTTGCAAAATGGTATTTGGGCATTAATTGTATATTTAATCATTTGTTTATTAATATCATTCTTGGCTTTAATTTCCATGAACATTAGAA comes from the Staphylococcus hsinchuensis genome and includes:
- a CDS encoding UPF0223 family protein, which gives rise to MEYQYPIDLDWTNEEMMEVVSFFNAVESFYEDRVEGTTLLNRYKQFKKIVPGKAEEKQIFKTFEKSSGYDSYKAVKTVQTSNDDQKYFNSSGI